A DNA window from Pogona vitticeps strain Pit_001003342236 chromosome 2, PviZW2.1, whole genome shotgun sequence contains the following coding sequences:
- the CDC42EP4 gene encoding cdc42 effector protein 4, giving the protein MPILKQLVTNSTNSKRRSRADLTAEMISAPLGDFRHTMHVGRGGDAFGDTSFLNSKAGEGEQEATEETGSSSKPGLLARKFRSSKRSQSVTRGDRRDMLGSLRDSAIFVKNAVSLPQLTEKDTEKSGGRKLPKSLSSSPVKKGPEEKSPEETHMNGAAASLSSGPQSPGLEERDFGDITDLPLVVPKNGCGLKHAESILSFHIDLGPSMLGDVLSVMDKDPWEQEDSGYHGAEDPQKEAGPVEVSPARSFSQDCKLPQDSLVQQDGSRAATYSPGSARSVTSRLTMDSSSISSCASVGEEQRCLASKGQNYGVPEEARHDPVKELDKEFCFMDEEDDEIRV; this is encoded by the coding sequence ATGCCTATTTTGAAGCAGCTGGTGACCAATTCTACTAACTCTAAACGCCGCTCCCGTGCCGACCTGACAGCTGAGATGATCAGCGCTCCCCTTGGCGATTTCCGTCACACCATGCATGTAGGCCGGGGTGGAGATGCCTTTGGAGACACCTCCTTCCTCAACAGCAAGGCTGGGGAGGGCGAGCAGGAGGCCACGGAGGAGACGGGCTCCTCCTCCAAGCCAGGCCTGCTCGCACGGAAGTTCCGCAGCAGCAAACGGTCTCAGTCTGTGACACGGGGTGACCGGCGGGACATGTTGGGCTCTCTGAGGGATTCGGCAATCTTTGTGAAGAATGCCGTCTCCCTCCCTCAGCTCACTGAGAAAGACACAGAGAAGAGTGGCGGGAGAAAGCTGCCCAAGAGCCTCTCCTCTAGCCCTGTCAAGAAAGGTCCGGAAGAAAAGAGCCCTGAGGAGACACACATGAACGGGGCTGCTGCCTCCCTCAGTTCTGGGCCTCAGAGTCCTGGGTTGGAAGAGCGGGACTTTGGGGACATAACCGACTTGCCCTTAGTAGTCCCAAAGAACGGTTGTGGCCTGAAGCATGCAGAGTCAATCCTGTCTTTCCATATTGATCTGGGGCCTTCTATGCTTGGAGATGTCTTGAGCGTCATGGATAAGGACCCCTGGgaacaagaggattctggctacCATGGCGCAGAGGATCCTCAAAAGGAAGCAGGCCCGGTGGAGGTATCCCCAGCCCGCTCTTTCAGCCAGGATTGCAAACTTCCACAGGATTCCTTGGTACAACAGGACGGCAGCCGAGCAGCGACTTACAGTCCTGGCTCTGCGCGCAGTGTGACAAGCCGCCTGACTATGGACAGCAGTTCCATCTCCAGTTGTGCTTCTGTGGGAGAGGAACAACGTTGCTTAGCCTCCAAGGGACAGAACTATGGTGTTCCAGAGGAAGCCAGGCATGACCCTGTCAAAGAGCTGGACAAGGAATTCTGCTTCATGGATGAGGAAGACGACGAGATAAGAGTGTAA